In the Staphylococcus sp. IVB6240 genome, one interval contains:
- a CDS encoding YdcF family protein: MGLIHSIMTLLYLILISMAMYIPYRHQSLPYFQAFLLLNMLATLLSVTTHSLPLPSLFMAFLVLGYLFIKQRKTLWTHPDGRHFIWRLSCYIMAVTSLCFGSFLLITLMPPVISFWFKLLYALSLVFLLTLPYYLYFSWYLRQTKPQKSPDILLVLGAGIVTESVSPLLRARLDAAFKISHNKTNWIVSGGQGADEPISEALAMQHYLIQLGIPSEQITLEDQSTNTQENIKYSQPSIPSHAYCTIVTSDFHLLRALRIAQRFKLSADGYGAISPLRYRARSYLHDYCGVLLHYPYAWLVFVLIHILFSIL, from the coding sequence ATGGGACTCATACATTCAATTATGACATTATTATATCTGATTCTAATAAGTATGGCGATGTATATCCCATACAGACATCAATCATTACCTTATTTCCAAGCTTTTTTACTGCTCAATATGTTAGCTACATTACTTAGTGTTACAACACATTCATTACCTTTACCAAGTCTTTTTATGGCATTCCTTGTTTTAGGATATCTATTCATCAAGCAACGTAAAACCTTATGGACACACCCAGACGGTCGACATTTTATATGGCGACTAAGCTGCTATATCATGGCGGTTACAAGTTTATGTTTCGGAAGCTTTTTACTCATCACGCTCATGCCACCAGTAATCAGTTTTTGGTTTAAACTACTATACGCTTTATCACTCGTATTTTTATTAACTTTGCCTTACTATCTGTACTTTTCTTGGTATTTACGACAGACAAAACCTCAAAAATCACCTGATATACTACTCGTATTAGGGGCAGGTATTGTCACAGAAAGTGTTTCTCCATTACTTCGAGCACGTTTGGATGCCGCATTCAAGATTTCTCATAATAAGACAAACTGGATTGTGAGTGGTGGACAAGGGGCTGATGAACCTATCTCAGAGGCACTGGCGATGCAGCATTACTTAATACAACTAGGTATTCCAAGTGAGCAGATTACCCTAGAAGACCAGTCAACGAATACACAAGAAAACATTAAATATAGCCAGCCATCCATTCCTTCCCATGCATATTGTACGATTGTGACGAGTGACTTCCATCTGCTCCGTGCATTGCGTATCGCACAGCGCTTTAAACTTTCAGCTGATGGCTATGGTGCTATCTCTCCGCTTCGATATCGTGCACGTTCTTATCTTCATGATTATTGTGGCGTATTATTGCATTATCCATATGCATGGCTTGTCTTTGTCTTGATACACATTTTATTTTCTATATTGTAA
- a CDS encoding MarR family transcriptional regulator, translated as MSKHDIMNQHIRFMGEFLTNVNALTAGVLKDLRIQYAISNEQSSVLLMLSHEKALTLTEITIRQGVNKAAVSRRVKKLLELELVKFAYMSDDADRRLKYIELTKYGWDFVHDSRNLITNLATEVLSDIPLDEIEETRAVLEKIDTRLKGLVQKSTSS; from the coding sequence ATGTCAAAACATGACATTATGAATCAACACATTCGCTTTATGGGTGAATTTCTAACAAACGTAAATGCTTTAACAGCCGGGGTGTTAAAAGATTTACGTATACAGTATGCGATATCGAATGAACAATCAAGCGTATTATTAATGCTGTCACATGAGAAGGCATTAACTTTAACAGAGATTACAATTAGACAAGGGGTTAACAAAGCGGCAGTGAGCAGACGAGTGAAGAAATTATTAGAATTGGAACTCGTTAAGTTTGCTTATATGAGTGATGATGCAGACAGACGTCTCAAATATATTGAACTGACAAAATATGGCTGGGATTTTGTACATGATTCACGCAATTTAATTACAAATTTAGCGACAGAAGTATTATCCGATATTCCATTAGATGAAATAGAAGAAACACGTGCTGTTCTAGAAAAAATAGATACGCGTTTAAAAGGTCTCG
- a CDS encoding ABC transporter permease → MKLAISELTFYKFRYALILFIVVLLASMVLFITGLAQGLARENVSMLNGFQSERYVIQKDSEDLLEKSRFTPETQSEIEKVTGEKPIKIAQVSTKFKDYKEDMLFTNIPKKEQPKLKKGHYPQSEQEVVLNSKLSGEGIHVGDWIKVPEKDKKLQVVGFFDHTMHSHANVAMMTDEGLTKVAGKQVATAMYPLHDASDRTIKDLETIDGVKVASKDDLKAAIPSYQAEQLPLNMMVVSLFLITAIVLAAFFYVMTIQKTPEIGILKAVGIKTGHLLWALILQILFVTMLGVFIGIGLIVGLSMFLPATMPFVVTPNIIMLTILIFIVVTLVGALLSFIHVYKIDPIEAIGGGVA, encoded by the coding sequence ATGAAATTAGCGATATCAGAATTAACTTTTTATAAGTTTCGATATGCACTGATATTATTTATTGTTGTTTTATTAGCAAGCATGGTGTTATTTATTACAGGCCTTGCGCAAGGATTAGCGCGAGAAAATGTTTCGATGTTGAATGGCTTCCAATCAGAGCGTTATGTTATTCAAAAAGATTCAGAGGACTTATTGGAAAAGTCACGCTTCACACCTGAAACACAGTCAGAGATAGAAAAAGTCACTGGTGAGAAACCAATTAAAATAGCGCAAGTATCTACAAAGTTTAAAGACTACAAAGAAGACATGTTGTTCACCAATATTCCTAAAAAGGAACAACCCAAATTAAAGAAAGGGCATTACCCTCAAAGTGAACAAGAGGTTGTGTTGAACAGCAAGTTGAGTGGTGAAGGTATTCATGTTGGCGATTGGATCAAAGTACCAGAAAAAGATAAAAAATTGCAGGTAGTGGGGTTCTTTGATCATACGATGCATTCACATGCCAATGTGGCGATGATGACAGATGAAGGTCTCACAAAAGTTGCAGGAAAACAAGTAGCAACAGCGATGTATCCATTACATGATGCAAGTGATCGCACAATCAAAGATTTAGAAACTATTGATGGCGTGAAAGTTGCTTCTAAAGATGACTTAAAAGCAGCCATTCCAAGTTACCAAGCAGAACAATTACCACTGAATATGATGGTAGTCAGTCTGTTTCTAATTACAGCAATTGTATTAGCAGCCTTTTTCTATGTGATGACCATTCAAAAAACGCCAGAAATTGGTATTTTAAAGGCCGTGGGTATTAAGACCGGTCACTTATTATGGGCATTAATTCTTCAGATTTTATTTGTAACGATGCTCGGTGTATTCATCGGTATTGGATTAATTGTTGGGTTATCCATGTTTTTACCAGCAACGATGCCGTTTGTCGTAACGCCAAATATTATTATGTTGACCATTCTTATTTTTATTGTGGTCACGTTAGTCGGTGCGTTATTATCCTTTATTCACGTATATAAGATTGATCCGATAGAAGCAATAGGAGGTGGCGTTGCATGA
- a CDS encoding ABC transporter ATP-binding protein, with amino-acid sequence MSLKVENLIKTFGQGDTETTVLKGLNFEVQPGEFVILNGASGSGKSTLLTILGGLLTPTEGAVIIDDQDLTQMSSKERTDKRLKDIGFIFQASHLLPYLKVKEQLILVGQEAGMSKKDADTRATTLLKQIGLGHRLDAYPHMLSGGEKQRVAIMRAWMNQPKLLLADEPTASLDAKRAIEVVDMIKAQVRDEQAIGIMVTHDERLFEYADHIFYLDSGEMIQK; translated from the coding sequence ATGAGTTTAAAAGTTGAAAACCTCATCAAAACATTTGGACAAGGTGATACAGAAACGACCGTATTAAAAGGGTTGAATTTTGAAGTACAGCCAGGAGAATTTGTGATATTAAATGGTGCATCAGGTTCTGGGAAATCTACATTATTGACGATTCTCGGAGGGTTATTAACCCCAACTGAAGGTGCCGTCATCATTGATGATCAAGACCTTACACAAATGTCGTCAAAAGAAAGAACGGACAAACGTTTGAAAGATATTGGGTTTATATTCCAAGCATCTCATTTGTTACCGTATCTGAAAGTAAAAGAGCAATTGATTTTAGTAGGACAGGAAGCGGGGATGTCTAAAAAAGATGCAGATACCCGTGCAACGACTTTGTTGAAACAAATTGGTTTAGGTCATCGTTTAGACGCTTATCCACATATGTTATCCGGTGGTGAAAAACAACGTGTGGCAATTATGCGTGCTTGGATGAATCAACCGAAATTGTTATTGGCAGATGAGCCTACAGCTAGCTTGGATGCAAAACGTGCGATAGAAGTGGTGGATATGATTAAAGCACAAGTTCGTGATGAGCAAGCCATTGGTATCATGGTAACGCATGATGAGCGTTTGTTTGAATATGCAGATCATATCTTTTACTTAGATAGTGGCGAAATGATTCAGAAATAA